Proteins from a genomic interval of Rosa chinensis cultivar Old Blush chromosome 2, RchiOBHm-V2, whole genome shotgun sequence:
- the LOC112189391 gene encoding uncharacterized protein LOC112189391 isoform X2 — protein MASSKPVRVAACILWLLFLTLPSSSSSSESPTEYSLVIGENATLQLSNGVLVQNSPGAKPGTSLLCGRVHVCGLSRLKYLEKFADTVKVKISTNSSFRIRPFEVCFHRNTSRGIGMCPHSQWEKVSKGSWSGSMSPYERKLLDIRTVGSSLESFEVSLEEEFFISRLVFFVSGVILMSLAPSLSNSLVFYYGSGMAIGVVLVLLIVLFQGMKLLPTGRKSSLGIFLFSSVVGLGSFLLSYIPGLLRSVLTELGISEEMYNPLAIFLLAFIFLAGAWLGFWTVRKMALREDGSIDSSTSLFVLWTIRFVALLLLSQSSGDPLLAAGAITVPLLPFIVRKIAIMFGVILSFMRKITIAFGTVVSFIARTIAIIFGGVISSVREIFRWIRHRRMFRKLLKSPKKKKSRRSEIPDSPPSEYAPDEVINEFQSDDDYKFPRPGSRNSTLASCSRSASPSERLYPSYIHTTPERRAVPRHEWESITRHTTEKALEELASSPDFGKWVVANADRISITPLSSRKTDEQSRSWFF, from the exons atgGCTTCTTCTAAGCCGGTTCGGGTCGCTGCGTGCATTCTATGGCTTCTGTTCCTCACgcttccctcttcttcttcttcctctgaatcGCCGACTGAGTATTCTCTAG TTATTGGTGAGAATGCTACTCTGCAATTATCGAATGGTGTGCTGGTGCAAAATTCTCCTGGTGCTAAGCCTGGAACTTCACTGTTGTGTGGAAGAGTTCATGTATGTGGATTGTCAAGGCTTAAATATCTGGAGAAGTTTGCCGACACGGTGAAGGTGAAGATATCAACAAATTCGAGCTTTCGGATACGGCCTTTTGAGGTTTGCTTCCACAG AAATACTTCTCGTGGGATAGGAATGTGCCCTCACAGCCAGTGGGAGAAAGTTTCCAAGGGGTCCTGGTCTGGATCCATGTCACCTTATGAGCGCAAACTCTTAGATATACGGACAGTGGGTTCATCCTTAGAGAGTTTTGAGGTGTCCCTTGAAGAAG AATTTTTTATATCTCGCCTAGTATTTTTTGTGTCTGGTGTAATCTTGATGAGTTTGGCGCCTTCTCTGAGCAATTCATTGGTATTCTATTACGGCAGTGGAATGGCAATAGGGGTGGTCCTTGTACTATTGATCGTCCTTTTTCAG GGGATGAAGCTTCTCCCAACAGGTCGGAAGAGTTCGCTcggaatttttttgttttcatctgTG GTTGGTTTGGGATCTTTTCTCCTCAGCTACATCCCAGGGCTATTGCGTTCAGTACTAACAGAGCTTGGAATTAGCGAAGAGATGTATAATCCT TTGGCTATATTTCTTCTGGCTTTTATTTTTCTGGCTGGAGCATGGTTGGGATTCTGGACAGTTCGTAAAATGGCCCTGAGAGAAGATGGATCAATTGATTCTAGCACATCTCTGTTTGTTTTGTGGACCATCCGGTTTGTAGCTCTTCTTCTGCTTTCACAG AGTTCTGGTGATCCGCTACTGGCAGCAGGAGCCATAACGGTCCCCTTGCTCCCTTTTATAGTGAGGAAAATTGCTATAATGTTTGGAGTTATACTCTCTTTTATGAGGAAAATAACCATAGCATTTGGAACAGTAGTTTCTTTTATAGCGAGGACAATCGCTATAATATTTGGAGGTGTAATCTCTTCAGTGCGGGAAATCTTCAGATGGATTCGTCACCGTCGCATGTTCAG gaaattgttgaaatcacccaaaaagaagaagagcagaAGATCAGAGATTCCTGATTCTCCACCTTCTGAATATGCACCTGATGAGGTCATAAACGAGTTTCAAAGCGATGACGACTATAAGTTCCCGAGGCCCGGATCCAGAAACTCTACCCTGGCTTCAT gtTCTAGAAGTGCATCACCATCAGAAAGGTTATACCCTTCTTATATCCACACTACACCTGAGAGGAGAGCGGTGCCAAGACATGAGTGGGAAAGTATCACCAGACACACGACGGAGAAAGCCTTGGAAGAACTTGCTTCTTCACCTGATTTCGGCAAGTGGGTAGTTGCAAATGCTGATAGAATCAGTATCACCCCACTCAGCAGCAGAAAGACTGATGAGCAGAGCCGTAGCTGGTTCTTCTAG
- the LOC112189391 gene encoding uncharacterized protein LOC112189391 isoform X1: MASSKPVRVAACILWLLFLTLPSSSSSSESPTEYSLVIGENATLQLSNGVLVQNSPGAKPGTSLLCGRVHVCGLSRLKYLEKFADTVKVKISTNSSFRIRPFEVCFHRNTSRGIGMCPHSQWEKVSKGSWSGSMSPYERKLLDIRTVGSSLESFEVSLEEEFFISRLVFFVSGVILMSLAPSLSNSLVFYYGSGMAIGVVLVLLIVLFQGMKLLPTGRKSSLGIFLFSSVVGLGSFLLSYIPGLLRSVLTELGISEEMYNPLAIFLLAFIFLAGAWLGFWTVRKMALREDGSIDSSTSLFVLWTIRFVALLLLSQSSGDPLLAAGAITVPLLPFIVRKIAIMFGVILSFMRKITIAFGTVVSFIARTIAIIFGGVISSVREIFRWIRHRRMFRKLLKSPKKKKSRRSEIPDSPPSEYAPDEVINEFQSDDDYKFPRPGSRNSTLASCISSGLGSRSASPSERLYPSYIHTTPERRAVPRHEWESITRHTTEKALEELASSPDFGKWVVANADRISITPLSSRKTDEQSRSWFF; encoded by the exons atgGCTTCTTCTAAGCCGGTTCGGGTCGCTGCGTGCATTCTATGGCTTCTGTTCCTCACgcttccctcttcttcttcttcctctgaatcGCCGACTGAGTATTCTCTAG TTATTGGTGAGAATGCTACTCTGCAATTATCGAATGGTGTGCTGGTGCAAAATTCTCCTGGTGCTAAGCCTGGAACTTCACTGTTGTGTGGAAGAGTTCATGTATGTGGATTGTCAAGGCTTAAATATCTGGAGAAGTTTGCCGACACGGTGAAGGTGAAGATATCAACAAATTCGAGCTTTCGGATACGGCCTTTTGAGGTTTGCTTCCACAG AAATACTTCTCGTGGGATAGGAATGTGCCCTCACAGCCAGTGGGAGAAAGTTTCCAAGGGGTCCTGGTCTGGATCCATGTCACCTTATGAGCGCAAACTCTTAGATATACGGACAGTGGGTTCATCCTTAGAGAGTTTTGAGGTGTCCCTTGAAGAAG AATTTTTTATATCTCGCCTAGTATTTTTTGTGTCTGGTGTAATCTTGATGAGTTTGGCGCCTTCTCTGAGCAATTCATTGGTATTCTATTACGGCAGTGGAATGGCAATAGGGGTGGTCCTTGTACTATTGATCGTCCTTTTTCAG GGGATGAAGCTTCTCCCAACAGGTCGGAAGAGTTCGCTcggaatttttttgttttcatctgTG GTTGGTTTGGGATCTTTTCTCCTCAGCTACATCCCAGGGCTATTGCGTTCAGTACTAACAGAGCTTGGAATTAGCGAAGAGATGTATAATCCT TTGGCTATATTTCTTCTGGCTTTTATTTTTCTGGCTGGAGCATGGTTGGGATTCTGGACAGTTCGTAAAATGGCCCTGAGAGAAGATGGATCAATTGATTCTAGCACATCTCTGTTTGTTTTGTGGACCATCCGGTTTGTAGCTCTTCTTCTGCTTTCACAG AGTTCTGGTGATCCGCTACTGGCAGCAGGAGCCATAACGGTCCCCTTGCTCCCTTTTATAGTGAGGAAAATTGCTATAATGTTTGGAGTTATACTCTCTTTTATGAGGAAAATAACCATAGCATTTGGAACAGTAGTTTCTTTTATAGCGAGGACAATCGCTATAATATTTGGAGGTGTAATCTCTTCAGTGCGGGAAATCTTCAGATGGATTCGTCACCGTCGCATGTTCAG gaaattgttgaaatcacccaaaaagaagaagagcagaAGATCAGAGATTCCTGATTCTCCACCTTCTGAATATGCACCTGATGAGGTCATAAACGAGTTTCAAAGCGATGACGACTATAAGTTCCCGAGGCCCGGATCCAGAAACTCTACCCTGGCTTCATGTATTTCATCTGGCCTAG gtTCTAGAAGTGCATCACCATCAGAAAGGTTATACCCTTCTTATATCCACACTACACCTGAGAGGAGAGCGGTGCCAAGACATGAGTGGGAAAGTATCACCAGACACACGACGGAGAAAGCCTTGGAAGAACTTGCTTCTTCACCTGATTTCGGCAAGTGGGTAGTTGCAAATGCTGATAGAATCAGTATCACCCCACTCAGCAGCAGAAAGACTGATGAGCAGAGCCGTAGCTGGTTCTTCTAG